The Leptospira mtsangambouensis sequence GTTGTTGCTGTTGTTTTGTCTCATAAATTTTCTATTTACAGAAACCAAATTAAAAATAGATTTTTGTCTCCTTCGCATCATTGGGATATGAATCAGGACATTATGGATCGGATTCGTATCACTGATCATTTTTCTGAATTTAGAAAGTATGCAATTGTTTCAGAACATCTTTCTTTGACTGAATTACAATCCAATGCGCCGGGTATCCAAGCGAGTGATTTCATTTTGGTCGGTGCCGGGGAAGAATACAAAGGGATTGTCTCCCTTCGGAAAAATAGAATCCTTCCAGAATTTGAAGCTGATTTAAAAAACTTGATTACTTGCGGAGAAATTGTGCAAGATGTTCCTTCTGTTTGCACGAAAGATACTTTAGGAAAAGCGTTACGCATTCTCTTAGAATATGATGTCGACAAACTTGCAATTGTTGAAGATGGTAAATGTTTGGGTTATTTGCGTTATATTGATTTATTCAATGCATACCAAAATGAAGTGAAAAATAAGCAGCGTAAGTCAGTATGAGTTTTTCCAGTCATTTTATGAAATTTCAATTCAGATCCATTGATTCCAATCATTCTCGTTTTTTATTTATTCTTTTACTTGGGTCAATGTCACTTCTTCTCAATTGTTTTGGATCGAAACAAATCATTGAGAAAAAACCAGATTCTCATATCAAACCCATTGTCATTCCACCTCAATATTTAAAACCCATCATTGGTCGAGTGGAGTGGGTTGAATTTCCCAATTGGAAACTTAAACTTCGGGCAAGAATCGATACAGGTGCTAAATCCTGTTCCATCCACGCAGTCAATATTGAAAGACTTACGGAAAATGGGGAAGAATTTGTTGTTTTTGAAACCTTTGTGGATGAAAAACCAGTTAAGTTGAAAAGTCGATTTGTAAAAGAAGCAAAAGTTTCTAGTACTTCTGGTGTTTCTGAAAAACGAATTATGATTCGTGAGGTGATGAAGATGGGTAAAATCAAAGAAGAAGTCATCATCAATTTGAATGATCGAACGAATTTGAATTATCCCATTCTCATTGGCCGAAATTATTTAATGGGTAAGTTTTTAGTCGATGTATCTTTGTCGCACGCATTAGGGGATTAGTTTGGATCGCAAAACTTTAATTACAGTATCGATACTGATTATTTTACCTATTGTATCGATTCTTTATAAACTAAAGGTTGCGGATCTTTCGCTTTTACCAATGGAAGTTGATGATACTGTCAACTTACAAGTAGTGATCCTTCCAAAAGAAAATGTTGCCGTTTCGGAAGTGAACTTTCCTGTCCCAAAACAATTCATTCAATCTAAAGTTTTAAAATCCAATATGAAGATAGAGGATTTAGATTTTAGGATGCAAAAAAGACAGTATGGACATTTGGGAATTTGGGAAGGAGAAGATTGGAATTCTCCAATTGGTTATTATGCAAAAATAAAAATTTTACCTTACACACATTCTCATCCAGAGCATGATATTCCTCAAACAACGGGAAAACAAAGTGCAAAGGAACCATATTATCTTTCTCTAAAGAATTTTTCTCCAGAAGAAATTCAGTTAGCTAAAAAACTCTTTGAACAGATTCATCCTTACGACAAAGACAATGTAGCAGCTGCCAAACAAATTTTTTATTTTATTTCCGAAGAAGTTTTGAATACAACCAAAGAAATTTCTCTTTCGGATACAATTCGTTTGCACAATGGAAGTGCTTATACGCAGGCGATTCTTTTTTCCCTACTTTGTAGGATACGGGGAATCCAGGCCAGGACAGTGGCTGGTTTTGATTTGTCCAAACAGAATACAAAAGATAATAAAACAAAACTTAGTTTTTGGAACGAAATTAGAATTCATGGTAAGTGGTATTTTGTGTCCACTTACAAAAATATTTTTGCCAGTGCTGTCAACGGGTATCTGCCACTTTGGAAATCCGTCGAAGAGAGAAGATCTCTTGGGGAAGAACCAGCTACCTTTCGTTATACGACTTATATCACAAAATCAAATGTCAATCGGTATAATTTTAAAGAGTATAGTGATGAAATAGCTACTAGTAATCGTTTTTTGCGTTATTATTCTTTGTATAGTTTGCCAACGCCGCTACAGAATTTGTTCCGGTTGGTGATTTTGATTCCCATTGGTGCCTTGGTTTTATCGGTGGCCAGGAATATGATAGGAATTCCTACTTTTGGAATTTTTACTCCGATCTTACTTGCGATGTTTTTTTATGAAACCAATCTTCTGTTCGGGATTTGTTTTTTCCTTTTGATCATTGGGCTTGGGTTTTTTGAAAGGTATGCTTTGGACAAATACTATCTACTAGCAGTTCCAAGGCTTTCGATTCTACTCACAATCACCGTAATTACCTTAATATTATTTTCCGTTTTGAATGAAGAAATTTCTTTTTTTAACCAAATGAGTGTTACTTTGTTTCCAATTGTCATTACTACGATTTTTGTAGAGAGATTTTCGATTATGATCATAGAAGAAGGCGTTTTGCATACATTTGTGACACTTGCAGGAACGTTACTCATCGCTCTCATTAGTTATATGATTTTCTTTTTTGGTTCTTTACAAATTCTCTTTTTTACTCATCCCGAATTGTTGTTCATAGTCATTGCCATTCAAATCCTTCTTGGCCAATACAAAGGGTATCGAGTTTCAGAACTTTTTCGATTTAAGGAAATTTTTAAATCATGATCTCTCTTTTCAAGAAGTTTGAAGAAGAGGGAATTCTTGGAATCAATCGAAGGATTGGCGAATACATTTTGCCTTACAATCCAAGAGAATATTATCCGTTAGTGGATGATAAATGGAAAACTGCGGAACTTGCTAGGCAGTTCCATGTTCCTATGCCTCACCATTACGGAGTGGTGGATGCTTTTGGTGGAATCCGAGGCACTCGGGAACTCGTCCAAAAAAGGCCTGGATTCGTTGTCAAACCAGCTAACGGTGGTATGGGGAATGGAATCCTTGTAATTACTGGTGAATCGGAAACCTCTAGTGGTTCTATTCTTTATCAGAAAGTAGATGGAAAAAATATCTCAGAAAAAGAACTTCACCACCATATTTCTGGGATTTTATCTGGACTTTATTCCTTGGATGGAAACTCGGATTCTTGTGTATTACAAGAGAGGTTGGAATGCCATTCTTTCTTTCGTGAGATTTCCTTTCGTGGAATTCCAGACATTCGTGTGATTGTATTTTTAGGATACCCTGTGATGGCTATGTTACGTTTGCCAACAAAAGAATCAGGGGGAAGGGCCAATCTTCACCAAGGTGCTCTCGGTGTGGGCGTAGACTTAACTACAGGAACACTCACCCATGCCGTTTGTAATGATAAAATCATTCATTTACATCCTGACACAAAACAAACATTAAGTGGAAGAGTGATCCCTCATTGGGAAACCATTTTAGAAATGGCCTCTCGTTGTTACGATATGTCCGGTCTCGGATATTTGGGTGTAGATATCGTACTCGATGAATTACGTGGCCCACTTCTTTTGGAAATGAATGCAAGGCCTGGGCTTGGAATTCAGATTGCGAACCGGATGGGACTAAGAGATCGTTTGCAGTTAGTGGAGAAAATTAAGAATTCGGCGGATGGACCTAAGACCCGAGTCCACCGAATGTTACAAGAATTGTAAAAGAGAAATTGGTTTTTATGCGTTTTGTTTTGCCGTAACAAATACAGTGCGATTGAGGAAAGCCATCGATCCAAAAAGGATTCCAGAATATACTAAATCACCTGCGATTGAGTTTTGGAAAAAAGGAACGGCAAGTGTAAAACAAGTCGCAAGTCCAGAAGCATCAAGAATATACATTCCGCTGGTGGCCCAAACTGCTAGGTTCGTCAGAATAAAGAAAACAACCGATCCAACCACTGTGAATCCAAAGGATTTTGTAAGGGAAGTTCCAATTTGTTTTCCAAAGAGAACGGCAAGGATCATAAATCCGTAAACCACAGGCATTAAGTCATGAAACCCGATGAAATAATCGGATACGAACATCGCTAAGATAGGAACAAAAAGAGCAAGTCGTCTGTCTGTCAAATAGGCACCCGAAAACAAAGAAACGGCCAAAATGGGCGTAAAATTCGGTGGGTGAGGTAGGATACGGCTGATGACAGTAGCGATCACCATAAGGATGGCAACGGAGACACGAGATTGGAACATAGGGATAGACTCGTAAAGGGGGGGGGCTTTCGCAAGATAAAATTTCCGTTTGCTTCCCGCAAGGTTCGGGAAAAATACAATCAGTGAACCCTCCTAATTTTGATTCACCCTTGGAAAACCTACTTGCTCTGACGGCGGATTTACGCAGTCCCGAAGGTTGTCCTTGGGACAAAGAGCAGACCCATCTTTCCGTTGTTCCCCATTTACTGGAAGAAACCTACGAAGTCGTTGATACAATTGAAAGGGGAGACGACAACCACCTAAAAGAAGAATTGGGTGATCTACTTTTTCAGATTACCTTTCATAGCCAATTGGCCAAGGAAAGAGGAGCCTTCGAGTTCCAAGACGTAGCCAATGATGTATTTCAAAAATTAGTGTTTCGCCATCCCCATGTTTATGGGAACAAAGAAGGAATTAATTCTGGGGAACAGGTGCTCTCGCAGTGGGATCAGTTAAAACAAAAAGAAAAAGAGAAAAAGGGAAACACCGGTTCGGATAAAAGTATTCTAGCGGGGATTCCAAAAGCTCTCCCTGCCATCCAGAGATCAGAAAAAATTCAAAGTAAGGTCACGAAACAGGGATTTGACTGGCCTACTGTTTCGGGAGTGTTTGAAAAGTTCCAAGAAGAAATAGGAGAATTGGATACAGAACTAAAATCCCAAGGATCTTTAAATACGAAAAAATTACCTTATGACGAACGCATCGAAGACGAGTTAGGTGATCTTTTCTTTTTACTCGTCAATTTATCTCGTAAACTGTCCGTTGATCCCGAAACCTGTCTTCGCCGTGCGAATGAAAAATTTGAAACTCGTTTTCGTATGGTGGAAGAATTTGTGGAAAAAACCGGAAAAACTTTAAAAGATCATTCCCTTGCAGAACTAGATCAGTTTTGGGACAAAGCAAAGTTGCAATTAAAAGAAGAAGAAGCAAAAAAAGAATTCAAATGATGGTTGTTTGGCGAGTATTCTTTCGTATCAAAATTAAAAACAGTGTTATCAAACTATGAATGCCATTGAACTCAATGATTTGCCTTATTTAAGAGAAGAATCCCTTCGTGTTTTTCGTTGGTTGTTGGCAAAGTATCCAAATATAGAAATTCCGAAACCACATACCCAAGAACCTATCGAATTTCCCATTCGTTGGAAGACAGAACAGATGGGACAGATCTTTGAATGGGTAATTTCAGATATGGGTTCCGTAACATTAAGGTTAGGTGGATTGGAAGGGAATCGAAGGAATCCGGCACCTATCTTTTATTTGAGTTTACGAAAAGGGGAGGAAGGGAAGTTACAATGGACAGATCCAGAAGGAAATCCGATTCCTTTCCCAGATCCATCCATTCTTGTGGAGATCCAAAACCGAGTTCAATTGTATATTGATTCGGTTTCCTAAATATAAAAATAAAAATCTGAAAGATTGATGAACATCTGTATTTCGAAAATCTTTCCTTAGGAATTTAATTAAGATTCCTTAGCTTCGATTCCTACTTTCTTTTCAATGTTTTCAATGCGTTTTAACCATTTGTTTAGGTTCACAATGTTTTTGATATTCACACGATACTTTTGAAATTCAGGGAAGGTAAGGCCCAAGTCCCAACCCACATAAACATCTTTTGTTTTAGGGGATGTGCGAAGGCTTGATCCACCAGCAATGATGGTTCCATCAACAAGTGTTAAATGGTCACTAATGGCACAAGCTCCACCGATGATCACATGGTTTCCAAGTGTCACACTACCTGCAAGACCGGACTGGCCCGCAATGATGACATGATCTCCCACTTTACAGTTGTGCGCTATATGAACCATATTATCAAATTTACATCCGTTGCCAATGGTTGTATCTGTCAGAGCTCCACGATCGATGGTGCAGTTACTTCCTACTTCCACATCGTCACCAATCACAACACGACCCACTTGTGGGATTTTGTTGTGTTTGCCATCAGCAAAAACAAATCCAAAACCATCGCCACCAAAACTGGAATTTCCAAATACGATGAAACGTTTTCCGATGATGGTATCATCAAAGAATACGCAGTTTTTCCCAATCCTTGCGCCATCACCAATATGGACGTTGTCCCCAATTTTGACTCCATCTTCAATGATACAATCATTTCCAATGATAGAGTTTTTACCTATGGATACAAAATGTCCAATATCAGTATTGGATCCAATTTTTGCTGTAGGATCGATGGCAACTTGTGCACTGTGTTTTCCTGATGGTTGTTTTTCAGGAAAGAAGTGGCGAATGATTTTTGCAGTTGCGAGTTCCACTTTAGGAACTATGATCAATGCTTTGTCTGGAAGGGAATCAACGATATCAGAAGATACAATGAGTACGGGAGCTTTGGAAGTTTTGGCATCATTGACAAATGTTTTGGAAGCTACAAAAGAAATATCGTTTGTACTAGCTAATGAAAGAGAAGCGAGTCCTGTAAAAGAAAGAGAAAGAATACTTTCTGTATTTTGAAACTTTGCTTCTGGAAGTAATGACTGGAGAGCAGATAGATTGAGTTGGTTCATCTCCGATTCCTTATCGTTGGTTTAAGACAAGGAATCAGAGAGGTCAAAGTTTGGCTAACACTATTAGATAGTCTTAGTCACGATTTTTCTATTATCCTTCGATTTTATGAGCGATGATATCATCCAAAGAAAACGAACCAGCGCCTTTAATGATCAGAGGGATTGCCAAACCAAAAGTTAAAAGTTGGTATTCGTATCCACCTTTATCAGCAAAGAATCCGTTTGGTAAATGTACAAGCACTGCTGCTACAAGCATAGTAGCGAAAATTCCAAACGCTGCTACTCTTGTGAAAAGTCCTACGATAAGACCAATGGCACCAAAAAACTCAGCGACAATGGCAAGAAGAGCAAAGAAGTACGGAATGCCCAGTGTTCCTGTAAAGAAACCCATTGTTCCTTCGAATCCGTATCCGCCGAATGCACCTAGAACTTTTTGAGCTCCGTGGGGAAGGATCACCAGACCGAGTGTGACACGGAGGATGGTGAGTGTGATGTCTTTGTTTGTTGCGAGTAATTTATAAAACATAGAACCTCTTATCGCTAAATAGTTTAATATCAAACTACTTAATGATGACCAAACCCGTCAATACTATTTTTAAAAAATTTTAAGGTTTTTCGTAAACGAGAAAGATTTCGTTTCCTTTGGCAAAATGGTCCTTTAGGGTCCAACGGTTCTGATCGAACCCGGGGAGTTCTGAATTGCGGTCAGCAATTCCAGGGAGGCCAGTTTTACCGATCACAAAGGGCACAATGGTCAGATAAATCCGATCCACCAGGTCCGCTTCCAAAAAGGAAAAGTTCAGTTTGGGCCCACCTTCTAAGAGGACATTTTTATACCCTTTGCGTTTTAGGATTCCTGTGACTTTTTTCGGATCAATGTCATCAGAATCCAGAGCGAAGATTTCCGCTTTGTTCTCAAGGCTTGTTTTGATTTCTTTTAGGTTGGATTTGGTACAAATGATTAAGGGGATATGGTCGGATTCTTCAAAGACATGTTTGTCAGGAGGGAGAGTCCCTTTGCGGACCAAAATGACTGGTCTTGGATTCAATGCGTTGGGAACCGCACGGATTTTAACAATGGGGTTGTCGTTTAATATAGAGTTTTTTCCTACAAGGATTGCATCGGACTGGGAGCGGTAGACATCCATTTGCGTTTTGTCCTCACTGGATGTAAGACCATACCACCGGCCATCCGGTCGAACGACTTTCCCGTCCAAGGTCATGGCCATATTGATCGATAATTTCATGAAATTTTCCTCCGTGAGAGATTCTGCAATTCGCGCTGGAGGATGTGGTACACCTGCATGGAGCAGGTTCCGCAGCCGGTAGAGGCCCTTGTGGTTTCTCTGATTTGTTCCATTGTCACGGCGCCCGCATGGATGGCACGGACTAAATCATCTTCCGTCACCATTCGACATAAACAGACCCGTTTGGGTCTCATGAGGGAATTTAAATCGAAAGGTTCCATACCTGAACTAATCATTTGACAGATTTACGAAAGGGAGGGAAACTCTTTAATTACTTTCAACCAAGGAAAATTCTAACACCCTCTATGTCCCAAGACAGAAACCCGGAAGCCAAAAAGAAAAAAAACCGTGAAATATTCGGATGGTGTATGTTCGATTTTGCGAACTCATCTTACACCACAGTTATCATCAGCGTTGTTTATTGTGAGATTTTTACCAGACTTGTTGTCCCTGCCGACATGGGATCGGACAATCCGTACCGAATGGGAAATTCCCTTTGGGCTTGGGCGCTCGCTGCCTCGTATTTATTTGTGGTCGCCACTGGACCCATCTTTGGTGCTATCACGGACTACAGTTCTAAGAAAAAACTATTTCTTTTCCTAAGTTATATCGGTTGTGTCGTTGCGACCTTTGCACTCTACTATGTGGAACCAGGGATGGTATGGCTTGGAATGGTGCTTGTTGCTTTTTCTAACTTTTTCTTTGCTTCTGGAGAAAACTTTGCCTCTAGCTTTTTACCCTTCCTTGGATCCAAAGAAGATTTGGGTAAAATCTCAGGATATGCTTGGGGGATTGGATATTTTGGTGGGATTGGGTCTGTTGCTCTTGCGACCACTCTTGGCGATTATACCTTAGACAATTTTCAAAATTTAAAGTTAGTTGGTCCTTACACTGCAATTTTCTTTTTAATTGCTGCAATTCCTACTTTCTTATTTTTGAAAGAACCTCATTTACCACTTGGTGTTTCGCATCATGTAAATTACTTTAAGATCGGAAAAGATCGTGTGGTCCAAACCTTAAAGGATGCAAGCCACTTCAAAGATTTAATGGTGTATTTGGTTTCCTTGTTCTTTACGATGGCAGCTCTTGCGATTGTCATTTCTTTTGCCTTTATTTACGGATCACAAGAAATTCATATCGAAGCCGAACACAAACAAGCTATGTTTATTTTTATCCAAATTTTTGCGGCTGTGGGAGCACTTGCCTTTGGTGTGATCCAAGATAGTATTGGTGCTAAAAAAACATTCAATCTAACTCTTGTTCTCTGGCTCGTGACCTGTGCTTTAATATATTTTGTACATGATCTAACAAACTTTGCCAATGCCAGTCTTGGTAAAACTTGGACTGTTCAGTGGGTTTTTGTTTTTATCTCTTCTCTTGCTGGAATGGGACTTGGTTCTACCCAATCAGCATCCAGAGCCCTCGTTGGGATCTTTAGTCCAGAATCCAAATCGGGGGAATTTTTTGGAATGTGGGGACTCTCTGGAAAAATTGCAGCAGCAGCAGGGCTTTTTCTTTTTGGATACATCCAAACACTAGTAACACTTCGAAATGCATTCCTTGTGGTTGCTTTCTTTTATTTTCTATCGCTTGTCATTAACTTGTTTGTGAATGAAGAAAGGGGAGTTGAAGCGGCTCAAGCGTTCCAAGAAAAAACATGATTGTAGAAGACGAGGACGATTTTGAATTACACCAGAGCCAAAGAAATTTGGCTTTGGCCACCATCGATGAACTAATGTTAACAAAGATGGATCTACTGGATGCTGAAAAAAAGGTGCCTCGTTTTATTAACAATGCCCTGTCGTATTTAAAGAGGAAGTATGTGACAGAAGAGCAAACGATTTCGCAGCTCCTCATCAGTCGAAGAGAAAAACAACAAACCTGAACTTTGGTTTGTTGTTTTATGATTTTTTAGTTCGTATTGTAATCCAAAATTTTAGTAATCATTTGTTTTTGATCTAACTCAATATTACGTAGTTTGAATGCAGTTTGTTTTGCAATTTTTCGTAACATCTTTTTGTAAGATCTCATGATATGTTTTTGTTTGTCGTAAGGGAGTGGATCTTTTTCATCATTCAAAACCATTGCAATGTCTGGTTCTGCTGGTTGTACCGGATCATTTGGCCAAATGGTATCGGATGTAAGAGATCTGTAGTATTCCAAACGAATGTCAGAGTTTGTATCTAACTTCGCTTCCCCTTTTTCATCTTTTTCTGGACTTTCTGATCTTGGGGACGGGTTTACAAGACGTCTCATTTCTTTTACGTGGATGGTTCCATCAGCATTTACCCGGCGGAATGTTAAAATGATTTTGTCCAAATCACTGAAATCTTCTTTCGGGTAGATATAAGCAAGTCCATCATATAAAAAAACTGTCGGATAATCAATGTAAGACTGTCCTTGCGGAAGTTTGATTTCCAAATAAGGTTTCCCATCTTTGTCTTTTTTATAAAGTTCTTTGTGTTCTTCAGGTGTTTGCGCCAAATACTGAGCTGCTGTTTTATCCACACCTAACTCTTGGAGTTTTTTGATTTTACGCAAATTTCCAATGATATCTGAGTGAAGGGTGTCGATTTCGTTATCACCAAACCCGTTTTTTCTTTGGAGATCGATTTGTTTTTGGGTCTCACGTTCCTTCAAGGTAGCAGAAGCCGGTTTTTCAGCAGAAAGGGCCGAAATCCCAAGTAAGAAAGCGAGAGCGATGGAGAATCGTAGAATCATGACGTACCTCAGGGAATTCTGTCTTTTATAGTATCGAATCCTGCCTTGTCGATTCTTGAATGGACTGGCTCAGATTTTTCTTGCAGAAAAAAATCGCACTAGGGACTGGAAGAGGTCCTGTTCGGCTTCCTTGGCTTTGGGAATGAGCCCTGTCAATTGGATGTATCCATGGACCAGAGAAGGGAAAAGTCTTTCCTCTACCTTGACTCCTGCGGTTTGCAGGTGTCTGGCATAGGTTTCGCCTTCCTCCCGGAGAGGGTCGTAACCCGCAACTCCGACATAAGTGGGAGGAAGGCCCTTTAATTCTTTTGGGTCGGCCAAAACCGGGGAATTATTGTGTAAAAGTCGATCTTTTGGATTGGGAAGGTAGTTTTGAATGAACCATCTCATGAGAGACCTTGTGAGGACATAACCTTCCCCGAAGAGCTCATAGGTTTCCGATTCTTTTGTTGTATCAAGCATTGGGTACAACAGGGCTTGGAAAACAGGAACAGGGATTTTGTCTTTCTTGGCACGGAGGCAAAGAGAAGTGGCAAGGAGTGCTCCTGCGCTATCTCCACAAACAGCAATGGCGTTTGGTGATCCTCCAAACAGATAAGCAGTATTGCGAACATATTGGTAGGCAAGCCAAACATCATCATGAGCTGCAGGGTATGGGTGTTCCGGTGCCAAACGATAATCTACAGCAATCACAATACTTTTTGTGTAATGAGACATTCTTCGGCAAAAATTATCATGTGTTTCTAAATTGCCGATGGTGAGTCCGCCACCGTGAAAGAAGAGTATGGTGGGAAGATTTCTTTTTTGTGGGTTGGCGTTGTAGACTCGGATGGGAATGAATGAGGCACTAGGAGTGGGAATGAGTTTGTCTTCGATATGA is a genomic window containing:
- a CDS encoding ATP-dependent zinc protease, with translation MKFQFRSIDSNHSRFLFILLLGSMSLLLNCFGSKQIIEKKPDSHIKPIVIPPQYLKPIIGRVEWVEFPNWKLKLRARIDTGAKSCSIHAVNIERLTENGEEFVVFETFVDEKPVKLKSRFVKEAKVSSTSGVSEKRIMIREVMKMGKIKEEVIINLNDRTNLNYPILIGRNYLMGKFLVDVSLSHALGD
- a CDS encoding 7TM domain-containing protein; protein product: MDRKTLITVSILIILPIVSILYKLKVADLSLLPMEVDDTVNLQVVILPKENVAVSEVNFPVPKQFIQSKVLKSNMKIEDLDFRMQKRQYGHLGIWEGEDWNSPIGYYAKIKILPYTHSHPEHDIPQTTGKQSAKEPYYLSLKNFSPEEIQLAKKLFEQIHPYDKDNVAAAKQIFYFISEEVLNTTKEISLSDTIRLHNGSAYTQAILFSLLCRIRGIQARTVAGFDLSKQNTKDNKTKLSFWNEIRIHGKWYFVSTYKNIFASAVNGYLPLWKSVEERRSLGEEPATFRYTTYITKSNVNRYNFKEYSDEIATSNRFLRYYSLYSLPTPLQNLFRLVILIPIGALVLSVARNMIGIPTFGIFTPILLAMFFYETNLLFGICFFLLIIGLGFFERYALDKYYLLAVPRLSILLTITVITLILFSVLNEEISFFNQMSVTLFPIVITTIFVERFSIMIIEEGVLHTFVTLAGTLLIALISYMIFFFGSLQILFFTHPELLFIVIAIQILLGQYKGYRVSELFRFKEIFKS
- a CDS encoding alpha-L-glutamate ligase-like protein; its protein translation is MISLFKKFEEEGILGINRRIGEYILPYNPREYYPLVDDKWKTAELARQFHVPMPHHYGVVDAFGGIRGTRELVQKRPGFVVKPANGGMGNGILVITGESETSSGSILYQKVDGKNISEKELHHHISGILSGLYSLDGNSDSCVLQERLECHSFFREISFRGIPDIRVIVFLGYPVMAMLRLPTKESGGRANLHQGALGVGVDLTTGTLTHAVCNDKIIHLHPDTKQTLSGRVIPHWETILEMASRCYDMSGLGYLGVDIVLDELRGPLLLEMNARPGLGIQIANRMGLRDRLQLVEKIKNSADGPKTRVHRMLQEL
- a CDS encoding DUF6580 family putative transport protein, whose translation is MFQSRVSVAILMVIATVISRILPHPPNFTPILAVSLFSGAYLTDRRLALFVPILAMFVSDYFIGFHDLMPVVYGFMILAVLFGKQIGTSLTKSFGFTVVGSVVFFILTNLAVWATSGMYILDASGLATCFTLAVPFFQNSIAGDLVYSGILFGSMAFLNRTVFVTAKQNA
- the mazG gene encoding nucleoside triphosphate pyrophosphohydrolase, whose amino-acid sequence is MNPPNFDSPLENLLALTADLRSPEGCPWDKEQTHLSVVPHLLEETYEVVDTIERGDDNHLKEELGDLLFQITFHSQLAKERGAFEFQDVANDVFQKLVFRHPHVYGNKEGINSGEQVLSQWDQLKQKEKEKKGNTGSDKSILAGIPKALPAIQRSEKIQSKVTKQGFDWPTVSGVFEKFQEEIGELDTELKSQGSLNTKKLPYDERIEDELGDLFFLLVNLSRKLSVDPETCLRRANEKFETRFRMVEEFVEKTGKTLKDHSLAELDQFWDKAKLQLKEEEAKKEFK
- a CDS encoding LIC_13241 domain-containing protein, coding for MNAIELNDLPYLREESLRVFRWLLAKYPNIEIPKPHTQEPIEFPIRWKTEQMGQIFEWVISDMGSVTLRLGGLEGNRRNPAPIFYLSLRKGEEGKLQWTDPEGNPIPFPDPSILVEIQNRVQLYIDSVS
- the lpxD gene encoding UDP-3-O-(3-hydroxymyristoyl)glucosamine N-acyltransferase, with the translated sequence MNQLNLSALQSLLPEAKFQNTESILSLSFTGLASLSLASTNDISFVASKTFVNDAKTSKAPVLIVSSDIVDSLPDKALIIVPKVELATAKIIRHFFPEKQPSGKHSAQVAIDPTAKIGSNTDIGHFVSIGKNSIIGNDCIIEDGVKIGDNVHIGDGARIGKNCVFFDDTIIGKRFIVFGNSSFGGDGFGFVFADGKHNKIPQVGRVVIGDDVEVGSNCTIDRGALTDTTIGNGCKFDNMVHIAHNCKVGDHVIIAGQSGLAGSVTLGNHVIIGGACAISDHLTLVDGTIIAGGSSLRTSPKTKDVYVGWDLGLTFPEFQKYRVNIKNIVNLNKWLKRIENIEKKVGIEAKES
- a CDS encoding DoxX family protein; amino-acid sequence: MFYKLLATNKDITLTILRVTLGLVILPHGAQKVLGAFGGYGFEGTMGFFTGTLGIPYFFALLAIVAEFFGAIGLIVGLFTRVAAFGIFATMLVAAVLVHLPNGFFADKGGYEYQLLTFGLAIPLIIKGAGSFSLDDIIAHKIEG
- a CDS encoding RibD family protein, coding for MKLSINMAMTLDGKVVRPDGRWYGLTSSEDKTQMDVYRSQSDAILVGKNSILNDNPIVKIRAVPNALNPRPVILVRKGTLPPDKHVFEESDHIPLIICTKSNLKEIKTSLENKAEIFALDSDDIDPKKVTGILKRKGYKNVLLEGGPKLNFSFLEADLVDRIYLTIVPFVIGKTGLPGIADRNSELPGFDQNRWTLKDHFAKGNEIFLVYEKP
- a CDS encoding (2Fe-2S)-binding protein yields the protein MISSGMEPFDLNSLMRPKRVCLCRMVTEDDLVRAIHAGAVTMEQIRETTRASTGCGTCSMQVYHILQRELQNLSRRKIS
- a CDS encoding MFS transporter; translated protein: MSQDRNPEAKKKKNREIFGWCMFDFANSSYTTVIISVVYCEIFTRLVVPADMGSDNPYRMGNSLWAWALAASYLFVVATGPIFGAITDYSSKKKLFLFLSYIGCVVATFALYYVEPGMVWLGMVLVAFSNFFFASGENFASSFLPFLGSKEDLGKISGYAWGIGYFGGIGSVALATTLGDYTLDNFQNLKLVGPYTAIFFLIAAIPTFLFLKEPHLPLGVSHHVNYFKIGKDRVVQTLKDASHFKDLMVYLVSLFFTMAALAIVISFAFIYGSQEIHIEAEHKQAMFIFIQIFAAVGALAFGVIQDSIGAKKTFNLTLVLWLVTCALIYFVHDLTNFANASLGKTWTVQWVFVFISSLAGMGLGSTQSASRALVGIFSPESKSGEFFGMWGLSGKIAAAAGLFLFGYIQTLVTLRNAFLVVAFFYFLSLVINLFVNEERGVEAAQAFQEKT
- a CDS encoding LIC13212 family protein, yielding MILRFSIALAFLLGISALSAEKPASATLKERETQKQIDLQRKNGFGDNEIDTLHSDIIGNLRKIKKLQELGVDKTAAQYLAQTPEEHKELYKKDKDGKPYLEIKLPQGQSYIDYPTVFLYDGLAYIYPKEDFSDLDKIILTFRRVNADGTIHVKEMRRLVNPSPRSESPEKDEKGEAKLDTNSDIRLEYYRSLTSDTIWPNDPVQPAEPDIAMVLNDEKDPLPYDKQKHIMRSYKKMLRKIAKQTAFKLRNIELDQKQMITKILDYNTN
- a CDS encoding alpha/beta hydrolase, which codes for MLGIKKSVAQLVFSLPEHWISALARKNNQPETSQLDPRCALACNIAKFLPKMEQMSPEKARRHYRDQMRIFDEQEFPIAHIEDKLIPTPSASFIPIRVYNANPQKRNLPTILFFHGGGLTIGNLETHDNFCRRMSHYTKSIVIAVDYRLAPEHPYPAAHDDVWLAYQYVRNTAYLFGGSPNAIAVCGDSAGALLATSLCLRAKKDKIPVPVFQALLYPMLDTTKESETYELFGEGYVLTRSLMRWFIQNYLPNPKDRLLHNNSPVLADPKELKGLPPTYVGVAGYDPLREEGETYARHLQTAGVKVEERLFPSLVHGYIQLTGLIPKAKEAEQDLFQSLVRFFSARKI